The genomic interval TAATATATTCATATACCACGCTATGTCTTTACCCTGGATACATTCGCCTTACTTAGATATTGATTCGATTGCCAGTAGAATTTATGGAACCACCAGCAAGTGGCATACCTATCGTCTGCGCCAGAAAATACAAGGAAGCCTTCCTTTCGAATCCTGGGAAATTGAACTGCTGAATGAAGTCAAGGAAGAGTTGCTTTCTTATGTAGCACCCAGTTCAACCAGTCTGGGGATACAAACAGAAGCAAACCGGCAATCATAGCATGGGGTAATTGCGCTTTCTGGTAGAAACAGCAGTAGCTATTCAGGTAAAGTTCCAGTTGACAGTGAGAACAATTCAAGCTATCGGCTGAAAACGGCAAATGATCGATTTTTGTGGTCAAGCCATCTATTTCATTTTTAATATTTCCAATAAGATTGTTAATTTGGTAAGATCCTGTTATATATTATAAGTCAGTAACAAGAACTCCAATTTAAATTCATTTTTTCTCTATTTACCCTTTTAATCAATTTAAACTAAGTATGAAAACATTTAGAATTTTCTTGAGTGTATGGGCTTTAGCCTTCATTTTTAACTATAGCAACCTGGTTGCCGGAGTTGATCCTGGTAAAAATCCAGCCAAAGGTTCAAGCCTGGCTGTAGATCCTGCAAAAAGCACATTGACCTGGAATGCTAAAAAAGTAGGTGGTGAACATACCGGCAATGTAAAACTCGCCAAAGGCACACTCGACGTAAAATCTAATAAACTGACCGGCGGTACTTTTACCATGGATATGCCTAGCATCACTGTTACGGACGTTACCAATGAGGGCATGAATGGCAAATTAACCGGTCACCTGAAGTCTGAAGATTTCTTTTCCGTAGAGAAAAACCCAACTTCTACTTTTACCATCACCAAAGCAGAACCTATTGCAAAAGCCAAAGCAG from Rhodocytophaga rosea carries:
- a CDS encoding YceI family protein, producing the protein MKTFRIFLSVWALAFIFNYSNLVAGVDPGKNPAKGSSLAVDPAKSTLTWNAKKVGGEHTGNVKLAKGTLDVKSNKLTGGTFTMDMPSITVTDVTNEGMNGKLTGHLKSEDFFSVEKNPTSTFTITKAEPIAKAKAGEANYKITGNLTIKGITNTLTFPATVNLTGNSAQATAKIEIDRTKYDIKYRAAIIGTAADKIIDDVFTLDVKLVAGKSETASR